A window from Shewanella livingstonensis encodes these proteins:
- a CDS encoding IS4 family transposase, translating into MRDIHILHDLLKKQCPKIHQKRLNSLMVATESLLDGNQLSLTQLGRNITGSVAAKHNIKRIDRLLGNHHLVQDKITIYQWHARYLCASNPMPIILVDWSDVREQLRMMTLRASISVQGRSVTLYERTFLFEDYNAPRSHNAFLAELANVLPQGCCPLIVTDAGYRNTWFREVERYGWFWLGRVRGDVSFMHHGKATWFSNKSLYPKANSTAKDIGNVQLARKSPLSCHLHLFKAKPKLRKDKRSSKAGRNHTAQKSYRLGSKEPWLLATNLPPEYFNSIKVVELYAKRMQIEETFRDLKSPQYGMGLRQSRSRCPKRYDVLLLITMLAEILLWCIGIAARHLGWQKDFQANSIKHRAVLSVVRLGKEVRRRPKYTLKASIIYWALNEYIKLVHTAGRPKL; encoded by the coding sequence ATGCGTGATATCCATATACTACACGATTTGCTTAAAAAACAATGCCCAAAAATTCATCAAAAACGCCTTAATTCTCTGATGGTTGCCACTGAATCACTACTCGATGGAAATCAATTGTCACTCACTCAGCTTGGTCGCAATATTACAGGCTCTGTGGCGGCTAAACATAACATTAAACGTATTGACCGACTCTTAGGTAATCATCACTTAGTTCAAGATAAAATAACGATATATCAGTGGCATGCTCGTTATCTGTGTGCTTCAAACCCCATGCCTATCATCTTGGTCGATTGGTCTGATGTCCGTGAGCAGCTTCGAATGATGACATTACGCGCATCAATTAGTGTTCAAGGCCGTTCTGTGACCTTGTATGAACGCACTTTTTTGTTTGAAGACTACAACGCACCTCGCAGCCATAATGCGTTTCTCGCTGAACTCGCCAATGTTCTACCTCAAGGCTGTTGTCCGCTCATCGTGACCGATGCAGGTTATCGTAATACCTGGTTCAGAGAAGTTGAACGTTATGGTTGGTTCTGGCTTGGTAGAGTACGTGGCGATGTAAGCTTTATGCATCATGGAAAAGCGACCTGGTTCTCGAATAAATCGCTCTACCCGAAAGCAAACTCAACCGCTAAAGACATAGGTAATGTCCAGCTTGCACGTAAATCACCGCTAAGCTGCCATTTACATCTATTTAAGGCTAAGCCCAAATTACGTAAAGATAAGCGCTCTTCAAAAGCAGGCCGAAATCACACAGCACAAAAGAGTTATCGCTTAGGCAGCAAGGAGCCCTGGTTACTGGCGACCAACTTACCGCCTGAATATTTCAACTCGATAAAAGTGGTTGAGTTATATGCTAAACGCATGCAAATTGAAGAAACCTTTCGGGATTTAAAAAGCCCGCAATATGGAATGGGGCTGAGGCAAAGTCGCAGTCGGTGTCCAAAGCGATATGATGTGTTATTGCTTATCACAATGCTGGCAGAAATACTGTTGTGGTGTATAGGTATAGCCGCGAGGCATCTTGGCTGGCAGAAGGATTTTCAGGCGAACAGCATCAAACATCGCGCTGTATTATCCGTTGTAAGATTAGGAAAAGAAGTGCGGCGAAGGCCAAAATACACGCTGAAAGCATCGATAATTTACTGGGCATTAAACGAATATATCAAACTGGTTCATACCGCTGGCAGACCTAAATTATGA
- a CDS encoding tyrosine-type recombinase/integrase: MYLYRAPNNVYFTRICLAKYLRDKGFPFDVKVSLLTRDRAEAVIRNIDVAGALKKIIRSIDHQTRINDFIRYVDEVINHLRAQFDADDSDITFNITQKPHAIPIRDTKLSQHRETTAVAQAKPVIGLNEALSAFIISKQKSAIRPLSIKQLEQRTRHFIDTVSSKSILKTKLQAEYKCVHDITSADAMTYRDALLTQGRSYKSNKEYLAAIFQFFKWCQLMNYCNHNPFESVTVGQKPKAKPNQARDRWMHPELKRLLRSSSFKASTTDFKWVTRLMLYGGLRPSEACQLKPGDIKLIDGIHCISIDDSGAVQRLKNLNAKRYVPIHQHLLELGFIAFVEQRKSTHTQLFDYKPVGIIEDWSKTYCKQLAKLQTEIGMQANQRPTAYGLRHTFIDEMKQLDISEHIVAQIVGHANPNITFSRYGKDINVAALLKDIEKIDYQI, encoded by the coding sequence ATGTATCTTTATCGAGCACCCAACAACGTATACTTTACACGTATCTGTTTAGCCAAATATTTACGCGACAAGGGCTTCCCTTTTGACGTAAAAGTCTCCTTACTAACTCGTGACAGAGCAGAAGCGGTCATCCGTAACATTGATGTTGCCGGAGCACTCAAAAAAATCATCAGGTCTATTGACCATCAAACCCGTATTAATGATTTTATTCGCTACGTTGATGAGGTCATTAACCATCTTAGAGCTCAGTTTGATGCTGATGATTCTGATATTACGTTCAACATCACGCAAAAACCTCATGCTATCCCCATTAGAGACACTAAGTTGTCTCAGCATCGTGAAACCACAGCTGTTGCGCAAGCAAAGCCTGTTATTGGGTTAAACGAAGCATTAAGCGCATTTATTATTTCAAAACAAAAATCAGCCATTCGGCCGCTGTCTATAAAGCAGCTTGAGCAGCGTACTCGGCATTTTATTGATACCGTATCATCAAAATCCATTCTTAAAACCAAGCTTCAAGCTGAATATAAATGTGTGCATGACATCACCAGTGCTGATGCGATGACCTATCGAGATGCTTTACTGACTCAAGGCCGAAGCTACAAAAGCAATAAAGAGTACTTAGCAGCAATATTCCAGTTCTTTAAATGGTGCCAGCTAATGAACTACTGCAACCACAACCCCTTTGAAAGCGTTACTGTCGGACAAAAACCAAAAGCTAAACCGAATCAAGCTAGAGACCGCTGGATGCATCCTGAACTTAAACGACTACTTCGCAGCTCATCATTCAAGGCTTCAACAACCGATTTCAAATGGGTCACCCGTTTGATGCTTTATGGTGGTTTAAGGCCTTCAGAAGCTTGCCAGCTCAAACCTGGAGATATCAAACTAATCGACGGCATACACTGCATTAGCATTGATGACAGTGGCGCTGTACAACGATTAAAGAACCTCAATGCTAAACGTTATGTGCCAATACATCAGCACTTGCTTGAGCTAGGCTTTATTGCGTTTGTTGAGCAAAGAAAATCAACACATACCCAGCTGTTTGATTATAAACCCGTTGGCATCATTGAAGATTGGTCAAAAACTTACTGCAAACAGCTCGCTAAGCTTCAAACCGAAATCGGCATGCAAGCGAATCAGCGTCCAACCGCCTACGGCCTAAGACACACGTTTATCGATGAAATGAAGCAATTAGATATCAGTGAGCACATCGTGGCGCAAATCGTCGGTCACGCTAATCCCAACATCACTTTCAGTCGTTACGGCAAAGATATAAACGTTGCTGCATTGCTTAAGGATATTGAGAAAATTGACTATCAAATTTGA
- a CDS encoding alpha/beta hydrolase family protein, which yields MNKYLSIISLALLSFTSQATNLINDERIKVQKDCFTSIFQSYDSWRGFMEKKYSKRIKTKEELLKKLSWFDSMFGEDNFNHYKNNLSCNTFKYQVDGNDVYGYIIKPKINLEKLPVLVYNRGGNGNFGGVVFGSMMQNLFPIANEGFVIIGSQYRGTFTKNPSAHDEFGGSDVNDVTALLDYIPSIEGADEQRIGMYGASRGGMQTHLALKKTSKIKAIATIAGTTDLLKELDFRPAMEKVYANRIPYYDKNKVAELERRSVLKWVSELSPNIPILLLHGENDKRVSAKNSIELASALTKNSIPHKLIIYPNDNHGLMQNKEKANKELVSWFREYL from the coding sequence GTGAACAAATACTTATCAATAATCTCTTTAGCTCTTTTATCATTTACTTCTCAAGCAACCAATTTAATCAATGATGAACGGATTAAAGTTCAAAAGGATTGCTTTACTTCAATATTCCAAAGCTATGATTCATGGCGTGGCTTTATGGAGAAAAAATATAGTAAAAGAATTAAAACCAAAGAGGAGCTACTCAAAAAATTGTCATGGTTTGATTCTATGTTCGGGGAGGATAATTTTAATCATTATAAGAATAACTTATCGTGTAATACGTTTAAATATCAAGTCGATGGCAATGATGTATACGGATATATTATTAAGCCAAAAATAAACTTAGAAAAATTACCTGTACTAGTATATAACCGTGGTGGTAATGGGAACTTTGGAGGCGTTGTTTTCGGGTCAATGATGCAGAACTTATTTCCTATTGCTAACGAAGGTTTTGTCATTATCGGTAGTCAATATCGTGGAACTTTTACCAAAAACCCATCTGCTCACGATGAATTTGGTGGAAGTGATGTTAATGATGTCACTGCATTATTAGATTACATCCCAAGTATTGAGGGGGCTGATGAACAGCGTATTGGGATGTATGGAGCTAGTCGTGGAGGAATGCAAACTCATCTAGCTTTAAAGAAAACGAGTAAAATAAAGGCAATAGCAACGATTGCTGGTACTACTGATTTGTTAAAAGAACTCGATTTTCGTCCGGCTATGGAAAAAGTATACGCTAATAGGATCCCCTATTACGATAAAAACAAAGTAGCAGAATTAGAGAGGCGCTCAGTATTAAAATGGGTTAGTGAACTATCGCCGAATATTCCTATTTTACTTTTACACGGTGAAAATGATAAACGTGTATCAGCTAAAAACTCTATTGAGTTAGCAAGTGCCCTAACTAAAAACAGCATTCCTCACAAACTTATTATCTATCCCAATGATAATCATGGTTTAATGCAAAACAAAGAAAAAGCAAATAAAGAGCTTGTTAGTTGGTTTCGGGAGTACTTGTAA
- a CDS encoding tyrosine-type recombinase/integrase translates to MTQTINHSIDAYLSYRQIKAAPSTLNSERSKAFKLKELIGKWPISAVTHSDILQLIQTLDAQYANKTINEFLIILRAVFNRALRDGAITQNPLTDISNLKVLHPEPEPFTLSELASMSKVKSECESGRNLYQLGVLTGLRICELLALTWEMVDLSRAQLRVTIALVDNIYKTPKTAGSVRTVELCDSAIEILQQQYLITGHKKAVNFTVLQADNKTKKTQPFSPVFYNSKTNQPFLHAKQYNKTYFTPLLKAAGITHRGAGQLRHTFASQSLTAGIPKEWIARQMGHNSTAMIDIHYGRWMSQDAPNNLVLVSKQFSSVFGRIKPDKTEVQFSQATSDLLPPNHTVLQGSSFASSGHTAFTPEQVNTLLHQHPQLLMQCITQLLVQSAIGGSYERN, encoded by the coding sequence ATGACTCAAACAATTAACCATTCTATCGACGCTTATTTATCATACAGGCAAATCAAAGCAGCACCTTCGACTTTGAACTCAGAGCGAAGCAAGGCTTTTAAACTAAAAGAATTAATTGGCAAATGGCCAATTAGCGCTGTGACTCACAGTGACATTCTGCAGCTCATTCAAACGCTTGATGCGCAATATGCAAACAAAACTATCAACGAATTCTTAATCATTTTACGTGCAGTGTTTAATCGCGCATTACGAGATGGTGCTATAACTCAAAATCCTCTCACAGATATTTCAAACTTGAAAGTTCTTCATCCTGAGCCAGAGCCTTTCACTCTCAGTGAATTAGCTTCAATGAGTAAAGTAAAATCTGAATGCGAAAGTGGCAGAAACTTGTATCAGCTCGGTGTACTAACTGGTCTGCGTATTTGTGAATTACTTGCCTTGACGTGGGAAATGGTCGATTTAAGCCGCGCCCAGTTACGCGTAACCATTGCGTTAGTCGATAACATATATAAGACACCGAAAACAGCAGGCTCTGTTCGAACGGTTGAGTTATGCGATTCAGCGATTGAAATATTACAACAACAATATTTAATCACCGGTCACAAAAAAGCCGTTAACTTTACCGTTTTACAAGCTGATAATAAAACCAAGAAAACTCAACCTTTTTCTCCTGTTTTCTACAACAGCAAAACTAATCAACCTTTTCTTCACGCAAAACAATATAACAAAACCTATTTTACGCCATTACTGAAAGCTGCTGGCATCACTCATCGCGGCGCAGGACAGCTCAGGCACACATTTGCAAGCCAATCCCTCACCGCGGGGATACCCAAAGAGTGGATAGCGCGCCAAATGGGGCATAATTCTACAGCAATGATAGACATCCACTATGGCAGATGGATGTCTCAAGATGCACCTAATAATTTAGTTCTTGTTTCAAAGCAATTTTCAAGTGTTTTTGGACGAATTAAGCCTGACAAAACAGAAGTTCAATTTTCGCAAGCCACCAGTGATTTATTGCCTCCAAATCATACAGTTTTACAAGGGAGTTCCTTCGCGAGCAGCGGTCACACCGCATTTACACCTGAACAAGTCAACACGTTGTTACATCAGCATCCCCAACTGTTGATGCAATGCATCACTCAGCTTCTAGTTCAGTCGGCTATCGGAGGAAGTTATGAGAGAAATTAG
- a CDS encoding helix-turn-helix domain-containing protein codes for MKKKIAIEFGKKLAEKRKEKDILQKDLSQQCGFSLNYIGIVERGEKSISLEKVYVIAAILECSVHDLIPDEKAILLEAE; via the coding sequence ATGAAAAAAAAGATTGCTATTGAGTTTGGAAAAAAACTCGCAGAAAAAAGAAAAGAAAAAGACATACTTCAGAAAGACCTGTCACAGCAATGCGGCTTTAGCCTCAACTATATTGGTATCGTAGAGCGCGGTGAGAAAAGCATCAGCTTAGAGAAAGTGTATGTTATTGCAGCGATTCTTGAATGCTCAGTGCATGATTTAATCCCAGACGAGAAAGCGATTTTACTTGAGGCTGAATAG
- a CDS encoding antitoxin Xre/MbcA/ParS toxin-binding domain-containing protein: MFKKAFSALIVSSTEPLNVESYSDIELIRQGLTAETLTNSMTFTGLSRRELASVLGVKLRLHNKLLPAIATERVLMLISLIQAGTEYFGTQDKMLLWLKTPNQAFANQRPITLLDTIIGLDMINATITKLSHGMTA; the protein is encoded by the coding sequence ATGTTCAAAAAAGCGTTTTCAGCATTGATTGTTTCATCTACCGAGCCCCTTAATGTTGAATCATATAGCGATATAGAGCTTATCCGGCAGGGGTTAACTGCTGAGACGCTAACTAATTCGATGACGTTTACGGGCTTATCTAGGCGTGAATTAGCTTCTGTATTGGGAGTAAAATTAAGACTTCACAATAAGCTGTTGCCAGCCATCGCGACCGAGCGTGTGTTGATGCTAATCAGCCTTATTCAAGCAGGAACAGAGTACTTTGGTACGCAAGATAAAATGCTTTTATGGCTAAAGACACCCAACCAGGCGTTTGCTAATCAACGACCGATAACGCTGCTAGATACCATAATTGGTTTGGACATGATTAATGCGACGATAACTAAGTTATCGCATGGTATGACAGCGTAA